A single window of Mycosarcoma maydis chromosome 1, whole genome shotgun sequence DNA harbors:
- a CDS encoding putative glycogen synthase kinase 3 alpha, which produces MSNAPLNGVKLNPLDDPNKVIKVLASDGKTGEQREIAYTNCKVIGNGSFGVVFQAKLVSQGSEPAEGSSKESDEVAIKKVLQDKRFKNRELQIMRIVKHPNVVDLKAFFYSNGDKKDEVFLNLVLEYVPETVYRASRHYAKLKQTMPMLLIKLYMYQLLRSLAYIHSIGICHRDIKPQNLLLDPPSGVLKLIDFGSAKILIAGEPNVSYICSRYYRAPELIFGATNYTTNIDIWSTGCVMAELMQGQPLFPGESGIDQLVEIIKVLGTPSREQIKTMNPNYMEHKFPQIRPHPFSKVFRPRTPPDAIDLISRLLEYTPSARLTAIEALCHPFFDELRTGEARMPNGRELPPLFNWTKEELSVRPDLISRLVPQHAEAELLSRGIDVHNFQPIPLESLKVTLD; this is translated from the exons ATGTCTAACGCGCCGCTCAACGgcgtcaagctcaacc CGCTTGATGATCCCAACAAGGTGATCAAGGTTCTTGCCTCGGATGGCAAGActggcgagcagcgagaaaTCGCTTACACTAACTGCAAAGTAATCGGAAACGGAAGTTTCGGTGTCGTCTTCCAGGCAAAGCTCGTTTCACAAGGCTCAGAACCTGCCGAGGGCTCGAGCAAAGAGAGCGATGAGGTTGCTATCAAGAAGGTGTTGCAGGACAAACGATTCAAGAACCGTGAGCTGCAGATCATGAGGATTGTAAAGCACCCTAACGTGGTCGATCTGAAGGCGTTCTTCTACTCGAACGGCGACAAAAAGGACGAGGTCTTCCTCAACCTTGTGCTCGAATACGTGCCAGAGACCGTCTACCGCGCCTCGCGTCATTacgccaagctcaagcagaccATGCCTATGCTGCTCATCAAGCTCTACATGTACCAGTTGCTACGCAGTTTGGCCTACATCCACTCGATCGGTATCTGCCACCGTGACATCAAGCCTCAAaatctgctgctcgacccTCCCTCCGGCGTTCTCAAGCTGATTGACTTTGGTTCCGCAAAAATCCTGATTGCAGGCGAGCCCAACGTCAGCTACATTTGCTCGAGATACTACCGAGCTCCCGAGCTCATCTTTGGTGCCACCAACTACACGACCAACATTGACATCTGGTCTACAGGATGCGTCATGGCTGAGCTCATGCAAGGGCAACCTCTTTTCCCCGGTGAGAGCGGTATCGACCAGCTTGTTGAGATTATCAAGGTGCTCGGTACGCCTTCGCGTGAGCAGATCAAGACCATGAACCCCAACTACATGGAGCACAAGTTCCCTCAGATCCGACCTCACCCCTTCTCCAAGGTCTTCCGCCCGCGCACACCTCCCGATGCCATCGACCTAATTTCGCGACTGCTTGAGTACACCCCCAGCGCTCGTCTcaccgccatcgaggcACTCTGCCATCCGTtcttcgacgagcttcgaACCGGCGAGGCTCGCATGCCTAATGGCCGTGAGCTCCCACCCCTCTTCAACTGGACCAAAGAGGAGCTCTCTGTCCGACCTGATCTTATCTCGCGGCTCGTTCCTCAGCACGCCGAAGCGGAGCTTCTGTCGCGCGGCATTGATGTTCACAACTTCCAGCCCATCccgctcgagtcgctgaAGGTCACGCTTGACTAG